A genomic segment from Salmo trutta chromosome 38, fSalTru1.1, whole genome shotgun sequence encodes:
- the LOC115178769 gene encoding U2 small nuclear ribonucleoprotein B'' yields the protein MDIRPNHTIYINNVNDKIKKDELKRSLYALFSQFGQVMDIVAMKTMKMRGQAFVVFKELASSTNALRQLQGFPFYNKPMRIQYAKTDSEVISKIRGTFGDKDKKKDRKKKAQDQVANVAKKPALGSTNTNNAPTTMQVPDNPPNYILFLNNLPEETNEMMLSMLFNQFPGFKEVRLVPGKHDISFVEFESEGQAGVAKDALQGFRITAQCAMKITYAKK from the exons ATGGATATTCGACCAAACCACACCATTTACATCAATAATGTAAATGATAAGATCAAGAAGGATG AACTGAAGCGGTCACTCTATGCCCTGTTCTCTCAGTTTGGGCAAGTCATGGACATTGTTGCCATGAAAACCATGAAGATGAGAGGGCAGGCGTTTGTGGTGTTCAAAGAGCTCGCCTCATCTACGAACGCACTGCGTCAACTTCAAGGTTTTCCTTTCTACAATAAGCCCATG CGCATTCAGTATGCTAAGACAGACTCTGAGGTGATCTCCAAAATCAGAGGCACATTTGGGGACAAGGACAAGAAGAAGGACAGGAAGAAGAAGGCTCAAGATCAAGTGGCCAACGTGGCCAAGAAACCAGCACTG GGATCAACCAACACAAACAATGCTCCAACAACCATGCAG GTTCCAGACAATCCACCCAACTACATTTTATTCCTTAATAACCTGCCAGAGGAAACAAATGAAATGATGCTGTCCATGCTGTTCAATCA ATTCCCTGGTTTCAAAGAGGTGCGACTCGTCCCTGGCAAACACGACATCTCCTTTGTAGAGTTTGAGAGCGAAGGCCAGGCGGGAGTGGCCAAAGACGCACTGCAGGGCTTCCGGATTACAGCCCAATGCGCCATGAAGATCACTTATGCCAAGAAGTAG